The following is a genomic window from Merismopedia glauca CCAP 1448/3.
TTGGGTTAATATTCACAATGCTAAAAATTAATAATTTAAATGTTTATTACGGCGAAAGTCATATTCTCAGAGATGTAGATTTGCACGTACCTCGTGGAGAGATGGTTTGTTTGATTGGGCGCAATGGGGTGGGAAAAACTACCCTGATGAAGAGTATTATGGGATTGCTCAAGCCTAGAGAGGGATTAATTGAGCTAGCTGGAGATAATATCACTAAAAAACCTACAGATAGACGAGCAAAGCTGGGAATTGGCTATGTTCCTCAAGGGCGAGAAATTTTTCCGAAGTTGACTGTAGGCGAAAATCTGTTGGTGGGTTTGGAAGCACGTCCCCAGGGTTATAGCGGTAAAGCCAAAGTTCCTGAAGATATTTTTGAGTTATTTCCAGTGCTGAAAAAGATGCTCAACCGGATGGGGGGAGATTTGAGTGGAGGACAACAGCAACAATTGGCTATAGCGCGCGCGTTGATGGGACGAC
Proteins encoded in this region:
- the urtE gene encoding urea ABC transporter ATP-binding subunit UrtE, whose product is MLKINNLNVYYGESHILRDVDLHVPRGEMVCLIGRNGVGKTTLMKSIMGLLKPREGLIELAGDNITKKPTDRRAKLGIGYVPQGREIFPKLTVGENLLVGLEARPQGYSGKAKVPEDIFELFPVLKKMLNRMGGDLSGGQQQQLAIARALMGRPQLLLLDEPTEGIQPSIILEIEAAIRKIVATSGLSVLLVEQHLHFVRQADRYYAMQKGGIVASGSTAELSQDVIQRFLAV